The nucleotide window TCGGAAAGCGGCTTGGGCTGTTGTTTTCACGAAAGCCTGTAACCTCTCAGCTTGAACAGCATTCAGGGCTGACGGAGAAGGAGCATAGTGTACTTTATTTAATCGCAGAAGGCTATAGCAATAAAGAAATTGCTACTACTTTGTTTATTAGTGAATTTACAGTGCGTGACTACGTGCAAAGGCTCCTTGCTAAATTGCAGGTTAAAAATCGCACGCATTTAGTTGGAGAAGTGTTTAAACGAGGCATTTTATAGAAATCAGGTTGCTTATTTACTACGAAGAACGTATATTTAGATTATCGAAATAAATGTCTGTAGAACGAGGTGCGATAAGTGAGAAAATGGCTTCAGGATTGGGGCAAAAGCTTAAAATCTTTTAATCGAAATATACGCTTATTTATTTTATCAAATGTGCTTATCCAAATTGGTATGGGTGTTTTCAGCGTGATGTACAATTTATATATTCGAGAGCTTGGCTTACCTGAGTCTGTTAATGGCAGCGTTATTTCAGTGACATCGCTTGCGACGGCAATTATGCTTATACCAGCAGGGCTACTAAGCGATAAGCTAGGGCGCAAATGGCTATTAATTATTGGCTCAACATTGACAGCTGTCTTGCTTGTTGGACGCAGTGTTGTCACAACAGAGCAACCGATGTTAATGCTCGCTTTCGGTATGGGAATTGTTTGGGCATTAGCACAAGTTTCAGGTGTGCCTTTTTTAGCTGAAAACTCAACTTCACGTGAAAGAATGCAGTTGTTTAGTATTCATTTTGCACTTGTAACTGTAGCAAATGTTGTTGGGAATTTATTAGGCGGGATTATTGCAGATGGCTTGCAATGGCTCATGCATATGGAGGAAGTACAAAGCATTCAAATAGCGTTACTAACAGGCTGTGTCATTTTCTTCTGTGGTCTATTCCCACTGTTCAAATTAAAGCCAGCAGTTGTTGTAAAGAAGGAAAAAGTGCAGGAGTTAAATGTAAATAAGGAAGCCGGCTGGTCATTTAATTTAAAAATGATACTATTTTTCGGGACAGCCAATTTACTCGTTGGCTTTGGAGCAGGCTTAGTTATTCCATATTTAAATT belongs to Lysinibacillus louembei and includes:
- a CDS encoding MFS transporter, which produces MRKWLQDWGKSLKSFNRNIRLFILSNVLIQIGMGVFSVMYNLYIRELGLPESVNGSVISVTSLATAIMLIPAGLLSDKLGRKWLLIIGSTLTAVLLVGRSVVTTEQPMLMLAFGMGIVWALAQVSGVPFLAENSTSRERMQLFSIHFALVTVANVVGNLLGGIIADGLQWLMHMEEVQSIQIALLTGCVIFFCGLFPLFKLKPAVVVKKEKVQELNVNKEAGWSFNLKMILFFGTANLLVGFGAGLVIPYLNLYFANRFDASNSYIGLILALGSAMTTVAMLIGPMLVKRVGKVRALVLFQLMSIPFLFLTAFTNSLFLASLGFLMRQALMNAGNPIQSAIAMEVVHDKYKGLANSVNQMVFNLGWAVMGLPAAYLVTTYGSYWGYAYAFCITGSLYLIASTFFYITFGRKYTLKEESVSS